The window CCCTGCCCGGCGTCACGGTGCGCGGCTTCTGGCAGTAGCGGTGCCAGATCAGCTGCGCCACTCCGAGCGCGCCGCCGGCGTCGCCCGCGGCCGGCTGGATCCAGAGCCGCTTGAACGGGCCCTCGCGCAAGAGCTTCCCGTTGCCGACGCAGTTCAACGCGACGCCGCCCGCCAAGCACAGGTTTTCGAGTCCGGTCTCCCGATGCACCGTGCGCGCCATCCGCATCATGATCTCTTCCGTCACCTCCTGCACGGAGCGCGCGAGGTCCATCTCCTTCTGCGTAAGGTTCGTCTCAGGCACCCTCGGCGGCCCGCCGAACAGCTTGTCGAACTCGCCGTTCGTCATCGTGAGGCCGGAGAGGTAGTTGAAGTACTTCTGGTTCAACGTGAAGGAGCCGTCCTCCTTGAGGTCCACCAGCTCCTTGAAGATCAGGTCCACGTACTTGGGCTCTCCGTATGGCGCGAGGCCCATGACCTTGTACTCACCCGAGTTGACCTTGAAGCCCGTGTAGTAGGTGAACGCCGAGTAGAGGAGGCCGAGCGAGTCGGGCCAGCGCAGCTCCTTGAAGAGCTCGAGGTTGTTGCCGCGGCCGACACCGAAGGCCGCCGTCGCCCACTCCCCCACCCCGTCCATGGTGAGGATGGCCGCTTCCTCGAAGGGCGATGGGAAGAAGGCGCTCGCCGCGTGCGACTCGTGGTGCTCGGAGTAGAGGAGTTCCCCTTCGTAACCCAGCTCGTCTCGGAGCTGGTTCTCCAGGTAGAGTTTCTCCTTGATCCAGAGCGGCCCCGCCATCAGGAACGACTTGAAACCCCGGGGCGCCACGCCCAGGTAGGTCTCGAGGATCCGCTCGAACTTGAGCAGCGGCTTGTCGTAGAACCCGACGTACGCGAGATCCTGGGCCGTGATGCCCGCCGTGCGCAGGCAGTACTCGACCGCGCGCCTGGGATACGAGGCGTCACCTTTCTTGCGCGTGAACCGCTCTTCCGAGCCGGC of the Gemmatimonadales bacterium genome contains:
- a CDS encoding carbamoyltransferase, whose protein sequence is MATGQQHILGISAFYHDSAACILRDGEILAAGSEERFTRKKGDASYPRRAVEYCLRTAGITAQDLAYVGFYDKPLLKFERILETYLGVAPRGFKSFLMAGPLWIKEKLYLENQLRDELGYEGELLYSEHHESHAASAFFPSPFEEAAILTMDGVGEWATAAFGVGRGNNLELFKELRWPDSLGLLYSAFTYYTGFKVNSGEYKVMGLAPYGEPKYVDLIFKELVDLKEDGSFTLNQKYFNYLSGLTMTNGEFDKLFGGPPRVPETNLTQKEMDLARSVQEVTEEIMMRMARTVHRETGLENLCLAGGVALNCVGNGKLLREGPFKRLWIQPAAGDAGGALGVAQLIWHRYCQKPRTVTPGRDSMKGAYLGPGFTPEEIERFLKKQGAGYVRLERQELLGRVAKLLAHEKIVGWFNGRMEFGPRALGCRSILGDPRSPKMQADMNIKIKFREGFRPFAPSVLRERVQDWFEMDCDSPYMLLVAPVKKERQIPMSAEQRKLWGIDQLNVPRSDVPAITHIDYSARVQTVDHDVNPDYYDLIKQFETLTGCPVVVNTSFNVRGEPIVCTPADAYQCFMRTHIDHLVLGPFLLDKATQPEWKETSDWRSEFQLD